A genomic window from Providencia alcalifaciens includes:
- the ribB gene encoding 3,4-dihydroxy-2-butanone-4-phosphate synthase has translation MNQTLLSEFGNPTERVENAIEALRQGKGILVLDDEDRENEGDLVFAAETMTTEQMAMTIRYSSGIVCLCITDERRKQLDIPMMVEKNTSQNQTGFTVTIEAAKGVTTGVSAADRITTIKTAIADNAVPADINRPGHVFPLRAREGGVLTRRGHTEATIDLAVLAGFKPAGVLCELTNDDGSMARAPDVVKFAREHNMTVVTIEDLVNYRLQLEKKAS, from the coding sequence ATGAATCAGACGCTACTTTCCGAATTCGGTAATCCAACCGAGCGTGTTGAAAATGCAATTGAAGCCCTGCGCCAAGGCAAAGGTATCTTAGTTCTCGATGACGAAGATCGTGAGAATGAAGGTGACTTAGTGTTTGCAGCAGAAACCATGACCACAGAGCAAATGGCAATGACCATTCGCTATAGCAGCGGCATTGTTTGCTTGTGTATTACGGATGAACGCCGTAAGCAGCTTGATATCCCGATGATGGTGGAAAAAAACACCAGCCAAAACCAAACAGGGTTTACGGTCACTATCGAAGCGGCAAAAGGCGTAACGACAGGCGTTTCTGCGGCTGACCGTATTACGACGATTAAAACCGCAATTGCGGATAATGCGGTACCTGCGGATATTAACCGTCCAGGTCACGTATTCCCTCTGCGCGCTCGTGAGGGCGGTGTATTAACTCGCCGTGGTCATACCGAAGCGACAATTGACTTAGCTGTACTGGCAGGTTTCAAACCCGCTGGAGTACTGTGTGAGTTAACCAACGATGATGGTAGCATGGCGCGTGCACCAGATGTGGTGAAGTTTGCTCGCGAGCACAACATGACTGTTGTGACTATCGAAGATTTAGTGAACT